Below is a genomic region from Gadus macrocephalus chromosome 14, ASM3116895v1.
ttttaAGGTCCATACTTCATGAATAATGCTGGATACACGGCAGGTCGTTCTTCTCAAGGTCCGGCCTTCATGGTTAAAGGTGGATCCACGGGAGGTGTTTCTTATTCACCAGATCCAGCCTTCTACCAACATGAAGAGCCGGAAGCCCCTGGAGACTACGGCACTAGCTCCGCTGCTGCTCTTCCCTCTGGAAAAAGCAACAGCCATCCCTCCTTAACCGACTCGGCTCAAGGTAACTTGTTGGATCCTCGTCCATTATTGCGAGTTATTTGTATTCATTGGCACCAAAACATCTTTATTCCGTCAGTGTATAGGGTGTTCCAATGGTACAGAAATGTTACTTTGTTTGCTTTCAGCTATCGCTTGGGTTATCCCTCCTAGCGTCTACTCTGGGCACTCAAAATCGGGTCAGGGTGGGGCTGCATCAGGGTCTGCCCCCAGCCACGCCATGCCTGGTCCGCAGTTCGTCCCAGGAGAGCTGTTCCAACTCGAGAGCACAATGGACACTGGACGCGTCATTTCTGAGACCCAGGAACGGggcaaccctcctcctcctcctcctcctccacaatgGTTTGCTGGAAACACTGAGGTCTTCAACAGCCCACCTGCACAAGAAGCCTCTATGCCCAGCAGCAGCCCTTATGGCTACTACTATCCTTACGACTTCATGTTTGTCACCGGCCAGTACCCTCCCGGAACCTATGCTCAAGCCAGTAGTAGTTTTGAGAAAGGCGGTGATGAGTTCATTGAAAACCATTACGTCCGATACGAGTATCCCGACGGCCCCGGTAAGGAGCACCCAATGCAGCCTTACCCCAGTGACGCTTGGCACGGCATGGGGAAAGGGATGCCTAATCATTAGCGTGTTTCTCCTGGGATGCAGTCTTTCTGGAGGGACGGGTGGAAACGgttgttcaataaaaaaaatacaactttGATTTGTCTTGTGGGTTTTACTGTTTGTCACCCACACACCAATGTGCACCACCCTTTAACCTGATCATCCTTGAGCACAACATGGTTTATTGCCTGGAAGTTGAACCTCCCTGGGCTGGCTTCAGTTGGACTAAAGACGATTGGAACTTAATTTGTTTGCTTTTATATTTTAATTCCTCAAATATTCAGATGTACTGACCTAAAGGTGACTAGATGGGTCATCTACATTAGTGACTAGGACTTGACCGACCACGCTGTAAATGCAACGGACCCCAAATGGCCTCGACTATACAATATGTAACCAGACTCAAACCCCAGACTTCAAGgtgatcaaaataaaaaatgcgTTGGATGGGGGTTCTGGTCACTTATGATCACAAATGGTTTGGTTAATATATCACTTTATAATATTCACGATAAACTAACAATACATAATTAACAATCCTAACCTACCAAGAATAACCAAACCTTACAAAACATACCAAGTTGACTAAACTTGACTAACAATCGTTGGCTTAAACAATTTAAGgtattcaacaaagatagctaggttaagatgctacacaactaagtacttatttatttttatgtactGCCAGGACGTAAAACATACAATTattgcgtacattaagtgccaggacgtacgacatacaataagtgcgtacatgaagtgccaggacgtacaacataaaaAGTGTGTATAATTAATTGCCAGGACGTACAGACCTACAAGGTGTTTCTACTTGTTATGTTTCCTTTGTGTCATGGCTTGCGCCCCAATCTCAGGTGGGAATCATCAACTCATTACGTTCTGATTGGTCAGCTGGTGTCGGGCAGCATTTAAAATCCCAAACGATTTGTCTTCATGTGGTAGTGTCTATTTGAAAGAATGGCAGCAGTATCCCTCTTTACGTGGTAAGTGATGCATTTTATGATTATTTAAGTTTTCTTTTGAGTTATTTGATTGTTGTGATTGAACCAGATTTTTAATGCAGTTCTTGTTTGTAACTTCTTTCCTGTATTAGGGTCTTCCTCCAAGCAGTTTTGCTTTTGGATGTCCACTGTAGGCCTGTTAAGATGGGTGTGTATTCTGAAATGGAGGCTTTGATTAAATTGAGTCATGGTTTAAATTCTTACttgttttaaatttgatttttaAGGTCCATACTTCATGAATAATGCTGGATACACGGCAGGTCGTTCTTCTCAAGGTCCGGCCTTCATGGTTAAAGGTGGATCCACGGGAGGTGGTTCTTATTCACCAGATCCAGCCTTCTACCAACATGAAGAGCCGGAAGCCCCTGGAGACTACGGCACTAGCTCCGCTGCTGCTCTTCCCTCTGGAAAAAGCAACAGCCATCCCTCCTTAACCGACTCGGCTCAAGGTAACTTGTTGGATCCTCGTCCATTATTGCGAGTTATTTGTATTCATTGGCACCAAAACATCTTTATTCCGTCAGTGTATAGGGTGTTCCAATGGTACAGAAATGTTACTTTGTTTGCTTTCAGCTATCGCTTGGGTTATCCCTCCTAGCGTCTACTCTGGGCACTCAAAATCGGGTCAGGGTGGGGCTGCATCAGGGTCTGCCCCCAGCCACGCCATGCCTGGTCCGCAGTTCGTCCCAGGAGAGCTGTTCCAACTCGAGAGCACAATGGACACTGGACGCGTCATTTCTGAGACCCAGGAACGGggcaaccctcctcctcctcctccaccatggtTTGCTGGAAACACTGAGGTCTTCAACAGCCCACCTGCACAAGAAGCCTCTATGCCCAGCAGCCCTTATGGCTACTACTATCCTTACGACTTCATGTTTGTCACCGGCCAGTACCCTCCCGGAACCTATGCTCAAGCCAGTAGTAGTTTTGAGAAAGGCGGTGATGAGTTCATTGAAAACCATTACGTCCGATACGAGTATCCCGACGGCCCCGGTAAGGAGCACCCAATGCAGCCTTACCCCGGTGACGCTTGGCACGGCATGGGGAAAGGGATGCCTAATCATTAGCGTGTTTCTCCTGGGATGCAGTCTTTCTGGAGGGACGGGTGGAAACGgttgttcaataaaaaaaatacaactttGATTTGTCTTGTGGGTTTTACTGTTTGTCACCCACACACCAATGTGCACCACCCTTTAACCTGGATCATCCTTGAGCACAACATGGTTTATTGCCTGGAAGTTGAACCTCCCTGGGCTGGCTTCAGTTGGACTAAAGACGATTGGAacttaatttgttttttatattttaattccTCAAATATTCAGATGTACTGACCTAAAGGTGACTAGATGGGTCATCTACATTAGTGACTAGGACTTGACCGACCACGCTGTAAATGCAACGGACCCCAAATGGCCTTGACTATACAATATGTAACCAGACTCAAACCCCATACTTCAAGgtgatcaaaataaaaaatgcgTTGGATGGGGGTTCTGGTCACTTATGATCACCAAAATGGTTTGGTTAATATATCactttatatataatattcacGATAAACTAACAATACATAATTAACAATCCTAACCTAACCTACCAAGAATAACCAAACCTTACAAAACATACCAAGTTGACTAAACTTGACTAACAATCGTTGGCTTAAACAATTTAAGgtattcaacaaagatagctaggttaagatgctacacaactaagtacttatttatttttatgtactGCCAGGACGTAAAACATACAATTattgcgtacattaagtgccaggacgtacgacatacaataagtgcgtacattaagtgccaggacgtacaacatacaaaaaGTGTGTATAATTAATTGCCAGGACGTACAGACCTACAAGGTGTTTCTACTTGTTATGTTTCCTTTGTGTCATGGCTTGCGCCCCAATCTCAGGTGGGAATCATCAACTCATTACGTTCTGATTGGTCAGCTGGTGTCGGGCAGCATTTAAAATCCCAAACGATTTGTCTTCATGTGGTAGTGTCTATTTGAAAGAATGGCAGCAGTATCCCTCTTTACGTGGTAAGTGATGCATTTTATGATTATTTAAGTTTTCTTTTGAGTTATTTGATTGTTGTGATTGAACCAGATTTTTAATGCAGTTCTTGTTTGTAACTTCTTTCCTGTATTAGGGTCTTCCTCCAAGCAGTTTTGCTTTTGGATGTCCACTGTAGGCCTGTTAAGATGGGTGTGTATTCTGAAATGGAGGCTTTGATTAAATTGAGTCATGGTTTAAATTCTTACttgttttaaatttgatttttaAGGTCCATACTTCATGAATAATGCTGGATACACGGCAGGTCGTTCTTCTCAAGGTCCGGCCTTCATGGTTAAAGGTGGATCCACGGGAGGTGGTTCTTATTCACCAGATCCAGCCTTCTACCAACATGAAGAGCCGGAAGCCCCTGGAGACTACGGCActagctctgctgctgctcttcccTCTGGAAAAAGCAACAGCCATCCCTCCTTAACCGACTCGGCTCAAGGTAACTTGTTGGATCCTCGTCCATTATTGcgagttatttttatttgtattcattggCACCAAAACATCTTTATTCCGTCAGTGTATAGGGTGTTCCAATGGTACAGAAATGTTACTTTGTTTGCTTTCAGCTATCGCTTGGGTTATCCCTCCTAGCGTCTACTCTGGGCACTCAAAATCGGGTCAGGGTGGGGCTGCATCAGGGTCTGCCCCCAGCCACGCCATGCCTGGTCCGCAGTTCGTCCCAGGAGAGCTGTTCCAACTCGAGAGCACAATGGACACTGGACGCGTCATTTCTGAGACCCAGGAACGGggcaaccctcctcctcctcctccacaatgGTTTGCTGGAAACACTGAGGTCTTCAACAGCCCACCTGCACAAGAAGCCTCTATGCCCAGCAGCCCTTATGGCTACTACTATCCTTACGACTTCATGTTTGTCACCGGCCAGTACCCTCCCGGAACCTATGCTCAAGCCAGTAGTAGTTTTGAGAAAGGCGGTGATGAGTTCATTGAAAACCATTACGTCCGATACGAGTATCCCGACGGCCCCGGTAAGGAGCACCCAATGCAGCCTTACCCCAGTGACGCTTGGCACGGCATGGGGAAAGGGATGCCTAATCATTAGCGTGTTTCTCCTGGGATGCAGTCTTTCTGGAGGGACGGGTGGAAACGgttgttcaataaaaaaaatacaactttGATTTGTCTTGTGGGTTTTACTGTTTGTCACCCACACACCAATGTGCACCACCCTTTGACCTCATCACCCTTGAGCACAACATGGTTTATTGCCTGGAAGTTGAACCTCCCTGGGCTGGCTTCAGTTGGACTAAAGACAATTGGAACTAAATTTGTCAGTTTGCTTTTATTCCTCAAATATTCAGATGTACTGACCTAAAGGTGACTAGATGGGTCATCTACATTTTTGACTAGGACTTGACCGTCAACAATGTACAAACACCGGACCCCAAATGGCCTTGACTATACAATATTAAAGGGACGACCAAGACTTAAAACTGAGGCTGAACTACTCCTTCTCGCCAGCATGGTGACGGTTTCCTGGGATCAGACGATGGTCTGCTGGGACCTGGAAACGGCGAAGACTCTGGTACACCGATAGTTcaccctttttatttttctcagtCCATCTCTGTCTATGGCTCATTGCTTGTTTGTAACAGTGGACATCGAGGCATGCTGGCTTGTTGACCTCCTGTAGCGTGTCCTCTGACGGGAAGCTCATCGTGTGCGTCTCGGACATGGACAACGAGGTGGACATCTCCCTGGCAACCAACGGCGAGTGTCTGCACAAGGTTAAAGGTAGTTCTCTATCAGAGTTTAAATTGCATGGAAAAACACTGAGCATTGGCTTAGATTACCAAAGCGGTTAAATGTGAAAAAGTTTACAATATGTACAATACAACTCGCATACTCGTGTCTTATCGGCTGCTCTGTCGCCAGCTTAATATGAAACTCGGCATGTGTTAAGGAGCACTTGGTCCCCCCACCCAGAGCACCACAGTTCCACCATGACGCGCTGCAGGTTCGATCCACAGGGGCAGCACGTGGCCACGGTGTCTGTGGACCGCACCATCAAGCTGTGGGACCTGCTGGCCCAGCGCACCACCATGTCCATCAACAGGTGGGCTCGGGACGAGACGCACACCTGCAGGCCTTGAGGAGCAGTACTTCATTAATGTATAGCAGTATCATGTATTCGTTAGATGAGGTCCAAATGTAGAGAAAAAAGGCCTCCGTTCAATGCACAAGATGAGTGGTAGAAATGGGAAACGctaaaataaaatgtcaacattTGAGAGCGACTCACCGTATAGGATTTGAAGTGAAACATGACTGGCTTTTTAGTCTCTCCTGTGTTCCCCAACCcgcagtaaccatagcaacaccgTCTCCAGTTGCTGCTTCACCGACAGCGGCCGCTTCTTGTGCACAGCGTCGTGGGACCGCAGCCTCCAGCTGTGGGACCTGGAGACCGGGACCTTCCGCTCCCGGGGGGGCCTGAGGCTGGAGGGGGTGCACGTGGGCTCCGTCAGCTCTTGTGTCTTCTCTGCCGACGGTGAGCCCGCCTGGAGCAAGGCACTCGCACTTTACCACTGTGTGACGTTCCCCTCCTTTTGAACCCGTTGGGTATGGAGAGAAATGGGGCCCCCCGCGCTGTGAAGGAAGTGTGCTACAGCTTGAACGCACTTCTTTTAACCTAAAACAACGAAACAAAAGTGGCCTTGTCTTTAGGCTACCAGGTCGTGCAGCACTGTCACTAGAAATATGAGTCTGCTAAACGTCTGCTAGATTTCTGCTTAAAGACTCCATGATAACGCGTCTCTCAATGGTACTGAGGACAGGAGAGACAAAAAATACGTATTGTAAgtcgcattggataaaagcatctactAAATACCCAGAAGGTAAATGTTAAAGATCCTCGCTGCCCCCTCTGCTGTCTTCATCAGTATGATGACTTTCCCCGTCGGCCTGCTGTTACTGAGCCCCTGTCGTCatccagtgtgtctgtgtcatctCCCCCTTGgttcctccctgtctcccagCTCAGCTCCTGGTGTCCGGCTCCTACGACAGGACCGTTGCACTCTGGGATATGGCCTCTCAGTGCCACACACTCAGCCTAAAGGTAGAGCAACATTAAGGGGTAGAAATTAAATATTAAGAAGAGCAAAGTAGACTAGAAATATGGAATTAAAgtgtggcttttttttttctcatgtcCAGCGGCTGAGTAGCTCAGTGATTAGGGGGTATGTTGGTGAGGAAAAGGGTCATAGTTTATGGTCCAAGATCTtcctttattattaatttatgtaCGTCTttattgtttatatttttgttaaCCCCAGGGCCACAGTGATTGGGTGACAGACGTTTCAATCAGTATGGACAAGAAATTGGTGGCGTCTTGTTCCAGGGTACCAACTGTCTCTTTTATTTCAGTTGATGTGCTATTACGATTACATCGACCTCTCTCTcaatcgctctctctcgctttcttgtAAAAATTGCATGtccctcacacactctcatCCAGGACGGAACGTGCAGGCTGTGGTCTGTGGAGGCCTGTGATGTGATCCCAGAGGTGGTGGGGAAAACAGAAAATCAGCTGCTTAAGGTCCTTCACACAAACACTGTATTCTACACACTCTATACTTTCTTTCACACGCACGATGCACGCACAAATGTCAAAATAAGTGATGACAATTGATGACAGGAAAGTTGGATGTTCATCTATGAAGTATTCCCCCTTTCAGATTTGAAAATGATCATGAGCATTTTtcaaacatttttaaaactCAATCATCAAAATACACTCAACTAGTTTTAAATTCCATTTTTGCACCCGTTTATTttgagttaaaaaataaataaattatcatCTTGAAACCTCTACCCTGGAAGGCCTACAACTGTCCTGGGACCTGTTTACTGTTGCTTTATGAAGCTATATATTCATAATGGATGAAGTTTGTATGGAGGTTACAGTACCTACAGGTTTAAGCAAGCGCTGCATGCTGGTCGTGACCGTgtgctgttgtctctctctacctcagtgCGGGCAGTGCGGCGGTTCCTTCTGTGTGCCCCGCTCGGAGGCCTCGGACCAACTGCCGACCAACTGTGTCTTCTGCCGGATGAAGACTGGCGGCAGATACCGTCctcagcctccctccctctgactACCGTCCTCAGCCTCCGGCCCTCAGACTCCCTTCCTCAGTCTATCGTCCTCCTCAGCTTCTCGTTCGTAGCCCTTTATCCGCACGGCTCGACGAACCAACGAACCTTATGAAGCAATTCTGCAAAAAATACAACTGATTGGTTTAATAAACGGTTTACTTTTTAAACGGGACTTTACTTTATCAatcctgtgtgattgtgtgtggcaTTAAATTTACTTTTAAAccgtattttacttatttataaaTCCTGTACTTTGATGCGTAGAATCATATTACCCAATTCCGTTGACGTCCTCGACGGCGCCGTGGCTTAGATGGTTAAAGCGCCTGTCTAGTAAACAGGAGAtcctgggttcgaatcccagcgGGGCCTTTTGTGGAAACCGCCAGTATCTTACTCATGAAGAACACGTCATGTATCTCCTCAGTAGGGTGTCTGTCAGTGAATGTTTGGGAATAAAGTGTGTCTTTGTACCATTGTTTTGTGTTAAGTTAGTTTAGTTACATAGGCCAGCTCGCTTCAGGTCGTCCCAACCCCGGCTGTTCCGTGGACctgtaaaataaattaacagCCCCATCCTTTGTTTAAAAATCAGGCATCTTAAAATTAAGGCATTATAATTGACCACATGTCCTCCAAATAATTTTATGAATATGCCGGTCCTTGGAACAATAAAGGTTGGAAACCCCTGGTTTAAGCCGCCGCGCTGAGCTGTGGCCCCTGCCGGCCGCAGGGGGGCGCAGTGACGCCGGAGTCCGTATGGCAACCGGGGAGCTGAGGgaagaaagaaaacatgaaCAGGAGCTCGGCTCGTCCGCTCACAGATGCAGGCTCCAAACCCCGCAGAATGTTCGCCGTTATCCCTCCACTTTGCAACCCAAACGTCCCGCTGACGTCTGCGTCGGTGACATCCGAAGTCTGAGCTGCGGACGGTCCAGGGAAAGGACCGCGGACGACCCGCTGGAGGAAGTGGGGAGCGGCGCGTCTGAAAATGGGGACCGTGAGACTTTGTCTTTGAGAGAAAAACCGACGTCTGGAGCAAATGCCTTCGCACTCGTGTCTGAGAACCCGCGGTGTGTTGCTATCTGGGGCCGAATCGCCGTGCCTCTGGGCGGGCTGAGCGATCCGCCGGGCCGTTGCAGATGTCCGGGGCCATTGTGGTTATGATGAGCGATCCAGTGGCCGGACCATGGGAGTGATGAGGCGGCTTGGAGCCACggagctcctgctgctgctccagtgGCTGCTCGCTCGCTCTGCtctactggcggccggtgagtGTTTAAAAATGGTCAATggtgaatggactgcatttattcagcgcttttctaaccagtggccactcaaagcgctttgcaATATTGACTAAaagtcacccattcatgcacacattcacacaccgacggcggtgtcagccatgcaaggcgacagccagctcgtcgggagcagtcagggtgaggtgtcttgctcaggaacGCCTCGACACTcacctaggaggagccggggatcgacctggcaaccttccggttacctgCCAACccttctctacctcctgagcgtTGAACCTTTCATTACACCCCAGCACACGACACCCCCTGGTCGCACTTTTCACTGGAACACTGGAGCAGCACCGCTGCTGGTTCCGGGCCCCAGTTGAGGATCAGATGGAGTTGGTGTTATGATTGTGGAGGAAGTagcgtgtctcccccccccccctcctcctcctccccccccccccccgtgctgcTCTTTGTTGTTGGTTTACTGTGACAGAATGTGTTTCCCCCTCTGATCATATCCACTGACACCTATCGATTTTTTGGTGGAAAAACGAGAGCTGGTGTTTGTAAACAGGGCTGCTTTGTCACGTATCGGATACCGACCGCAGCGAATCCCCACGGTTTGATTACAGTCGGTCTGCTATCAGCATTACATCACCTCCCTCctaccctctcccccctccctctcccgtccctcttccctctctctctgcatctccttCCCTCGGTTTCTGTTAAACACTAAGATATCGATTCAAGGAGATACATTAATAAATGGAGCGACAGCGTCCTATTAGGCATTTACCTTAATCGAACTATCGACCTTCCAAATGTCTCGTCACGCATAAATGACAGTtattacacacacattagcGCGTTCGTTGTTGTGGATAGGCTAAATACAGAAAGTGATGTGTGCACACAAATTTATGCAGTAGAGGTAGTGATGGTTATAGAGCTGGTAGTATAGATAGTGATGGTATAGAGCTGGTAGTAGAGATAGTGATGGTTATAGAGCTGGCAGTATAGATAG
It encodes:
- the LOC132472564 gene encoding uncharacterized protein LOC132472564, with the protein product MAAVSLFTWVFLQAVLLLDVHCRPVKMGPYFMNNAGYTAGRSSQGPAFMVKGGSTGGVSYSPDPAFYQHEEPEAPGDYGTSSAAALPSGKSNSHPSLTDSAQAIAWVIPPSVYSGHSKSGQGGAASGSAPSHAMPGPQFVPGELFQLESTMDTGRVISETQERGNPPPPPPPPQWFAGNTEVFNSPPAQEASMPSSSPYGYYYPYDFMFVTGQYPPGTYAQASSSFEKGGDEFIENHYVRYEYPDGPGKEHPMQPYPSDAWHGMGKGMPNH
- the LOC132472565 gene encoding uncharacterized protein LOC132472565; amino-acid sequence: MAAVSLFTWVFLQAVLLLDVHCRPVKMGPYFMNNAGYTAGRSSQGPAFMVKGGSTGGGSYSPDPAFYQHEEPEAPGDYGTSSAAALPSGKSNSHPSLTDSAQAIAWVIPPSVYSGHSKSGQGGAASGSAPSHAMPGPQFVPGELFQLESTMDTGRVISETQERGNPPPPPPPWFAGNTEVFNSPPAQEASMPSSPYGYYYPYDFMFVTGQYPPGTYAQASSSFEKGGDEFIENHYVRYEYPDGPGKEHPMQPYPGDAWHGMGKGMPNH
- the LOC132472563 gene encoding WD repeat-containing protein 88-like isoform X3, whose product is MYKHRTPNGLDYTILKGRPRLKTEAELLLLASMVTVSWDQTMVCWDLETAKTLWTSRHAGLLTSCSVSSDGKLIVCVSDMDNEVDISLATNGECLHKVKEHHSSTMTRCRFDPQGQHVATVSVDRTIKLWDLLAQRTTMSINSNHSNTVSSCCFTDSGRFLCTASWDRSLQLWDLETGTFRSRGGLRLEGVHVGSVSSCVFSADAQLLVSGSYDRTVALWDMASQCHTLSLKGHSDWVTDVSISMDKKLVASCSRDGTCRLWSVEACDVIPEVVGKTENQLLKCGQCGGSFCVPRSEASDQLPTNCVFCRMKTGGRYRPQPPSL
- the LOC132472563 gene encoding WD repeat-containing protein 88-like isoform X2, with the translated sequence MALRDSDPLALDEPAGGGQDHPGGWEEETEVRQPSSKVPFKVLRGHGEAVTSCHLCFDDSRLLTSSHDNTAIIWDTDRLVALQCYGGSHSAGISECALVPGTNRMVTVSWDQTMVCWDLETAKTLWTSRHAGLLTSCSVSSDGKLIVCVSDMDNEVDISLATNGECLHKVKEHHSSTMTRCRFDPQGQHVATVSVDRTIKLWDLLAQRTTMSINSNHSNTVSSCCFTDSGRFLCTASWDRSLQLWDLETGTFRSRGGLRLEGVHVGSVSSCVFSADAQLLVSGSYDRTVALWDMASQCHTLSLKDGTCRLWSVEACDVIPEVVGKTENQLLKCGQCGGSFCVPRSEASDQLPTNCVFCRMKTGGRYRPQPPSL
- the LOC132472563 gene encoding WD repeat-containing protein 88-like isoform X1, which translates into the protein MALRDSDPLALDEPAGGGQDHPGGWEEETEVRQPSSKVPFKVLRGHGEAVTSCHLCFDDSRLLTSSHDNTAIIWDTDRLVALQCYGGSHSAGISECALVPGTNRMVTVSWDQTMVCWDLETAKTLWTSRHAGLLTSCSVSSDGKLIVCVSDMDNEVDISLATNGECLHKVKEHHSSTMTRCRFDPQGQHVATVSVDRTIKLWDLLAQRTTMSINSNHSNTVSSCCFTDSGRFLCTASWDRSLQLWDLETGTFRSRGGLRLEGVHVGSVSSCVFSADAQLLVSGSYDRTVALWDMASQCHTLSLKGHSDWVTDVSISMDKKLVASCSRDGTCRLWSVEACDVIPEVVGKTENQLLKCGQCGGSFCVPRSEASDQLPTNCVFCRMKTGGRYRPQPPSL